The Streptomyces spororaveus genome includes a region encoding these proteins:
- a CDS encoding ATP-dependent Clp protease proteolytic subunit produces the protein MDNGASPPWGMGDQVFSSLLNHRIVFLGQAVDDDIANRITAQLLMLAAQTEEDIYLYINSPGGSVTAGMAVYDTMQLIKNDVVTIAMGFCASMGQFLLTSGAPGKRFALPHAKILMHQPSAGFSGSASDIRIYVQHLLKTKKEMAQLIAQHSGNDVERITKDSDRDYWFSAQEAKEYGLIDDVIQSTPSMPGGGGLAAR, from the coding sequence ATGGACAATGGAGCCAGCCCGCCCTGGGGAATGGGCGATCAGGTATTCAGCAGCCTCCTCAACCACCGCATCGTCTTCCTTGGTCAGGCTGTCGACGACGACATTGCCAACCGCATCACCGCGCAGCTTCTTATGCTCGCGGCCCAGACCGAAGAAGACATCTACCTGTACATTAATTCGCCGGGCGGTTCGGTGACCGCCGGTATGGCGGTGTACGACACGATGCAGCTCATCAAGAACGACGTCGTCACCATCGCCATGGGCTTCTGCGCCTCCATGGGGCAGTTCCTGCTGACTTCCGGCGCCCCCGGAAAGCGCTTCGCCCTGCCGCACGCGAAGATCCTCATGCACCAGCCTTCGGCCGGCTTCTCCGGCTCGGCCAGCGACATCCGCATCTACGTGCAGCATCTCCTGAAGACCAAGAAGGAGATGGCGCAGCTCATCGCACAGCACTCCGGGAACGACGTCGAGCGCATCACCAAGGATTCCGACCGCGACTACTGGTTCTCCGCTCAGGAGGCCAAGGAGTACGGCCTCATCGACGACGTGATCCAGTCCACCCCGTCGATGCCTGGCGGCGGCGGACTCGCCGCGCGCTGA
- a CDS encoding helix-turn-helix domain-containing protein gives MPQGVRRRTPGLRREEVAVLAGVSPTWYTYLEQGRDVSPSPDVLDGLASVLGLSVFERDYLLALSREPDACALAAGPSDSWKYLKAVAENMYPFPAYICSPSGDLLGWNRAVPAWLTDFGQLPEEDRNVLVWMLTSEAAHRRFVDWESASRHVVARFRAELTDWRALPHTHRLVHELSRRSSQFREWWDEHRVSGPLTRVHRMRHPEHGVVPVRMVELLHEDPNGTVRLIVHTPLAAEQLGVAAA, from the coding sequence TTGCCGCAGGGCGTTCGCCGCAGGACCCCGGGGCTCCGCCGCGAGGAGGTCGCCGTCCTCGCCGGGGTGAGCCCCACCTGGTACACGTATCTGGAGCAGGGCCGGGACGTCTCGCCCTCGCCGGACGTGCTGGACGGCCTCGCCAGTGTGCTGGGGCTGTCGGTCTTCGAACGCGACTACCTGCTCGCACTGTCCCGCGAACCGGACGCTTGCGCGCTCGCCGCGGGACCGTCCGACTCCTGGAAGTACTTGAAGGCGGTCGCGGAAAACATGTACCCGTTCCCCGCCTACATCTGTTCGCCCTCCGGCGATCTGCTTGGCTGGAATCGAGCGGTACCGGCGTGGCTCACGGACTTCGGGCAACTGCCCGAGGAGGACCGAAACGTGCTCGTGTGGATGCTCACCTCCGAAGCGGCCCACCGGCGCTTCGTCGACTGGGAGAGCGCCTCCCGCCACGTCGTCGCCCGGTTCCGGGCCGAGCTGACCGACTGGCGGGCCCTTCCCCACACCCACCGGCTGGTCCACGAACTCTCCCGCCGCAGCTCCCAGTTCCGGGAGTGGTGGGACGAGCACCGGGTGTCCGGGCCGCTGACCAGGGTCCATCGCATGCGGCACCCCGAGCACGGCGTCGTCCCGGTGCGGATGGTCGAACTGCTCCACGAGGACCCCAACGGGACCGTCCGTCTCATCGTGCACACTCCGCTTGCCGCCGAACAGCTGGGAGTCGCCGCGGCCTAG